The following are encoded together in the Humulus lupulus chromosome 5, drHumLupu1.1, whole genome shotgun sequence genome:
- the LOC133778473 gene encoding uncharacterized protein LOC133778473: MAENDNPTSPEATIDLQRISLRLFEPFDIDDFMVWASNEDVCRFCSWEPGFSREEGLDLLRRRIFFSRWIRSICLDRKSIGEISVTGVGGDGRRAEIGYVVGSNYWGKGIATYAVRLAATAIFWEWPQLERVEGLVDVENVGS, from the coding sequence ATGGCGGAGAACGACAACCCTACCTCACCGGAAGCCACCATCGATCTCCAGCGGATATCGCTCCGGCTGTTCGAGCCCTTCGACATAGACGACTTCATGGTGTGGGCTTCAAACGAAGACGTATGTCGCTTCTGCAGTTGGGAGCCGGGATTCAGCAGAGAGGAAGGGTTGGATTTACTGAGACGGAGGATATTTTTCTCGCGGTGGATCAGATCGATTTGCCTCGACAGAAAGTCGATTGGAGAGATCTCCGTGACCGGCGTAGGCGGCGACGGGCGGAGGGCAGAAATTGGGTATGTGGTGGGGTCGAATTATTGGGGGAAAGGGATCGCGACGTACGCCGTGAGGCTAGCGGCGACGGCCATATTCTGGGAGTGGCCGCAGCTGGAGAGGGTGGAGGGTTTGGTGGATGTGGAGAATGTGGGGTCATAG
- the LOC133780117 gene encoding uncharacterized protein LOC133780117 has protein sequence MSEKLAGYPEKLLCPCKVCRNLCHQCINILYEHLVIYEIDPTYKIWFHHGEELSRDDDVETMETFDSYNLFRATNIDGCDFESHLEEWLNHSVKFSYRGHWKFLKEDHPFRSKRSWFDGEVEHGNPPRIMNGTTIAEHLKDFVNELYVHHNMDVMHIEKNVCESICNTLLDVAGKSKDGLKARLDLQHMGIRSALHPQEKGTRTYLPTVLHTLSKLEKELFCKRLFSLKVPDGYSSNIRNFVSMEQCKLMGLKSHDCHILMKQLLPVAIKGLMPLGPRDAIIRLCIFFNQICQRVLDRESIMALENDVIETLCLLERFFPPSFFDVMIHLVVHIGREARLCGSVQFRWMYPFERHMKILKDYVRNRARPEGCIAECYLADECVNFCNEFTDHSIELNTKEGRNEEWSNDVILEGRPIYRRKEIILTDELLEIAHRYILLNTSVVEPFLKKHAASYTGYIINGQRFHVHDIEKSTQNSGVSIEVTTMCRSSAKDVSQVPNLVSYYGVIREIILLDYYIVQIPIFKCELENVPNGVRVEDSLTLVNLHQSQWSVGRYPFILASQAKQVFYSREHDSSN, from the exons ATGTCAGAAAAGCTGGCTGGTTATCCAGAAAAGTTATTGTGTCCATGCAAAGTTTGTCGAAACTTATGTCACCAATGTATTAACATTTTGTATGAACACTTAGTCATTTATGAGATTGATCCAACATACAAAATCTGGTTTCATCACGGGGAAGAATTATCAAGAGATGATGATGTAGAGACAATGGAAACCTTTGATTCTTACAACTTGTTTAGGGCTACAAATATTGATGGTTGTGATTTTGAAAGTCATCTAGAAG AGTGGCTAAACCATAGTGTGAAGTTTTCATATCGAGGTCATTGGAAATTTCTTAAAGAAGACCATCCATTTCGGAGTAAAAGAAGTTGGTTTGATGGAGAAGTTGAGCATGGAAATCCGCCAAGAATCATGAATGGGACTACAATTGCTGAACACCTTAAAGattttgtgaat gaATTGTATGTTCATCACAATATGGATgtgatgcacatagagaaaaatgtttgtgaaagcattTGTAATACATTGCTAGATGTTGCTGGAAAAAGTAAAGATGGACTAAAAGCTCGCTTGGATTTGCAACATATGGGTATTAGGAGTGCATTACACCCACAAGAGAAGGGGACTAGAACCTATCTTCCTACAGTTTTACACACACTATCAAAGCTTGAGaaagaattattttgtaaaaggTTGTTCTCATTGAAAGTACCTGATGGATATAGCTCAAATATTCGAAattttgtttcaatggaacaaTGCAAGCTCATGGGCCTTAAGTCACATGATTGCCAcattttgatgaaacaattactACCGGTGGCTATAAAAGGATTGATGCCATTGGGTCCAAGAGATGCTATAATAAGATTATGCATATTCTTTAATCAAATATGTCAACGTGTTCTTGATAGAGAAAGCATAATGGCATTAGAAAATGATGTTATTGAAACTTTATGCTTACTAGAGAGattctttccaccatcattttttgatGTCATGATTCACTTAGTGGTTCATATCGGACGAGAAGCACGATTATGTGGATCAgtccaatttcgatggatgtatccatttgagag ACACATGAAGATATTGAAAGATTATGTCAGAAATCGAGCAAGGCCTGAAGGTTGTATTGCAGAGTGTTATCTTGCAGATGAGTGTGTGAACTTTTGTAATGAATTCACTGACCATTCAATTGAACTAAACACAAAAGAAGGTCGAAATGAAGAGTGGTCAAATGATGTGATACTTGAAGGTCGTCCAATTTATAGGAGGAAAGAAATTATATTGACAGATGAGTTGTTAGAAATTGCACATCGATACATTCTGTTAAATACATCTGTTGTGGAGCCTTTTCTAAA AAAACATGCTGCTTCTTACACTGGATATATTATCAATGGTCAAAGATTCCATGTACATGACATTGAGAagtccacacagaatagtggtgtCTCAATTGAAGTTACAACTATGTGTAGATCTAGTGCCAAAGATGTATCTCAAGTTCCTAATTTAGTTTCATACTATGGGGTTATAAGggagataatcttgttagattactATATAGTTCAGATTCCAATTTTCAAATGTGAACTGGAAAATGTCCCTAATGGTGTTAGGGTGGAGGATAGTCTTACTTTAGTAAATCTACACCAAAGTCAATGGTCTGTTGGTAGATACCCTTTTATTTTAGCCTCACAAGCTAAACAGGTCTTCTACTCAAGAGAACAT